TTGGTAACCCCTATTCAGTGTTATGCTTTTTGCTCACAAGTCTTTGcgaaatatatatgtatgcatgtatatctgtatatatataggAGCATTCTGTCTGATGGCATCAAAAGTATGTGTAACTTAGTAGTCTGACTCTTCTAAAGCTACTAGGGACTAGCTTTGTCCATCAGAAAGTATTTCCTAGCTAGTAGGGTCTCTAGCAAATTAGTTTTATCAAATGAGCTGCCTTCAAGTTGCTGATAGGTTGAAGAAAGTTAATTTCTCAGCTATACGGAATATTTGAGCTTGccatttcatttttgcaatgTTAGCAGTATTGAGGATGTTGTGTAGAGAAACTTGACTATGAACAAGTTCCCTGGTCTAGGGCTATTCACCCAATGAACTatcacagcagcaggaacagatgCTCATATTGACGGGACACCCTGACAGTATGAGCAGTGAGGGAGCTATAAACCCAACCCTGGATGTAGAGCCAGTCTGGAAGTCCTAATAAGCTGAATCCTAGAAATTTGAAGATATTCAGGCAAAGACcattttacatttgctttgtGACATTTCATATCTAGCTGTTGTGGATGAAGTCTGAGATGAAGGGAGTGCTGGGAGAACATGTGGAGACCAGAAGATGTTCCTGCTTACTTTGGGCTGAGGGGAGCATTTTGAACCTGGATTTCCCAGATCCCCCCCCACAGGACACCAGCAAAATGAGGAAATCAAATTTGCTCAAGCCTTCCCTAAGAAATGACGCTGTGGTggctcagcccagcccagcacacgTCACTACAGGGCCTTGCAAGCTACATAGACATCTAAGTCCTGAACGAAGCATGGGTAAAGCTCCTTCCTCTGCATATTTTAGCAGAGGACTCCCACTCAGCGTGTTGGCttttgcagccctgctgcttggATGTTTAGGAGGGCAGTAGAAAGGCAGCCAAGCCAATAAGAGGGAAGGTTTCCGTGGTACTTGTCCACCTCCTGCGTCCAGTGATCATGTGGGGATGCTATTTAGGGAGCTCACCCAGCAAACACCAAGCCActctcccctccacccccccacccccccccccggccacccACAactatttgttttggtttatttttcctgggaTTGGTTTCCAGCCAGCCAGGCTCCCTCACTGGGGCATCACAGTGACGTGCAGGGTGCAAGGGGATGGGTGAACCCAGGGAAGGGGACCCTCCCAGCCAGCCTCGATACTCCCTAGCATAAATACACAAAAGGCATCAGAATCAGGAGATAATCTCCATACTGTACACCAGGAGGGCTTGGCAGTGAGGATGAGGGCCAACTTTGAGGCTAGCTTTACACACTTTGACTTGACAGGAATCCTCCTGCCCAGCCGGCAGCAGAAGCCAACCCCTCTCTGGAAGTACTCGTGTTATTTATCTGAGGCAAAGGCTCCGAGCACCTGGTCCAGGGGGACCTGTGGCAGCACAAGGCTGCACTCTGCTCCTGACTCGGTTTAGCCCACCCTGCTGAGGCATCATGTCATTGGTTTAAAGGGAACAAattgccatttctttttgtttgcatctACTACAAGCTCTAGCGGTGCCGTGGGCAAAGATAAGGTTATGTGGGGATTCCAGCTACCTGGGCTGGAAAGTGGCATGCCTTCTGGGAAGAAATGCTGCAGGGCGGCAGAAATACTTCTCTGTCTGCTCCAAAATATGGAGTATTAATACCAGCACGGGAAATGGATGAGGGAGGAGCATGCAGGTGAGTGGGGGCTCTAACTAGAAGGACAGTGTTTTTCAAACTTCCTTGTACCAAACTTTTCTATCCAGCAAATGCTCATGGATTTCCTTACactgtatttaaatgcaaagcatgttttgctcttcttcaccttcttttaaaattgtatgaACACGAGAAGATGTTGGACGATAAGGATAGTATGCAGTTGTAagcaggtgagcagcagccATACTGTACGTAAGAAGTTAACTGTGTTGGCAGTTGGAAATGATCTTCAGAGAAGCTGAAATCAACACACAGGTTTCTGCAAGTGgatccttctttccttctcttttccccacGTTGGGTGTGAAGACACCAACGGGCCCCAGGAATCACCCTGTAAAATCCCATTGCCTCCGAAAGGTTGCCCATAGCCCTGCTGTCTTCAGGAGAACTAACGCGAGTAAATCAGCCTGTGGACCCCAGAGCAGAAAAAGCCTTAACCAAGTCCTGCAGCCCAGCTTAgcccttttaaaatattttgggggtGATGTCAGCACCTTGGTTGCCAATGCACTTGTTGCTCTCCTCCCTCAGACTACTTTAGTTCCCAcacagggacggggcatccagACCGAGTGGGAGATAGGCAGAAGCTGAGAGGAAAATTATACCCCAGAGGCAGAACCACTGGGCTCCATTTACCTTAAggtaaaaaaacaagcaaacaaacttgGCTTACTTATTAGGTCAGATTTTTCTCTTGCCCAAGGACGCGGGAGGCTGGCAAAACAGCTTGGGAATGGAGGAATTTTGTTAACTGCATGCACTAggcttttaatatttaatctgCAAACTAAAGCACTTTCTATTTAAACTCTCTGTCTTCACTCTGGTATGGTCCCAAGGCTTCTCTTGTTTGCTCTGTAGATGTTACAGCCCAGTCTAGCTTCTCTTCTAAGATTTTGGTTGTGTGGCTGAAATTCTTGGTTTGTCTAGAGATTATGTCTCATTTGtttaaaggtttttattttatttacctgGCATACAGATGGGGTTAGTGTATGTCATTCCTGATAAAGTATTCTCATTTCTCTGCATGAACTTCAAGAACATACAGAAATCAAAACTTGCTGTGATGAAGTAATTGAAAAGAATAACCAACAGAAGAGTTTTTGAATATGACTTTGACTGGGATTTCTGGAAGTAAGATTTCTGGAAGTAAGATATAGGATTTCTGGAAGTAAAATATCTATAACAGCTTGAAAGTTCAGGAAACTCAGAGATGCTTGCAAAAATCCTATTTTATCCATAGGATTTACTTATAAAATTTACTAAGTTCTTCAGACATGAAAGCATCTAACCTTAGGTTCTCCTTCTAATTGTTGTGATACTGTAAATaatacattgttttttcttttatcttttacaAGAGAggctgaaattcattttttttcccaagctgtagtatttctgtgcaaaatttTAGTTACAGCAAAGATTACttaagaaatgttgaaaaagtGACTGAGGTAAAAATCCTAGAGATTTACTAGCCTTTCTTTATATGAGAACGGTTTGCAactagtttctttaaaaaatgaaaatatgcaaacaaataTAGGAATTTGGAGAATGTTAAACAGTACTATATTTATAGTGTATACCAGTTCAAAGTAATAAATGGGGTTTTggcattatttattataaaatgctTGCACAAAGCAGAGCAACTTTCCAGGGACTGCTCACCCCTGTGAGATGTGTTTTGGGGTGGCACTGAGAGACTTTCTTGTCAAATGCTGGAAATCAAAGAAGGTGATAAGCTTCTTGAGAGAGCTTGTACTTCGTAGTGTTCACAGTGCTTACTAACTTCTAGGCGCAGGAACAACATTTATTCATACCAATATATACAGCTCTGCTGAGCTTGCTGCCTTCAAACATCTGTTcttcacatattttttctttttccttaaaagagCCTGTGACCTGAAGGCTGAGCTCAAGGACGCTCCCAGATAAGTCCCTGAAGGCTTCCCTTTGCTCTGCCTGCCGACCTCTGCCTGCCCCCGAACATCCCCGAAAATGGAGCGATCCACACAAGAACTTTTCCTCAACTTTATGATTGTCCTCATTACTGTGTTGCTCATGTGGCTCCTGGTGAAGTCTTATCAGGAGTAAAAGACAATCAGAAACTCTCAGGGCTGGTCTAAGCCTGTGTCTGCAGACACCAGTGACACCCACTGCACACCTCTGTGATCAGCTTTTGGTCAATTTGGGATGCcgtgaatattttttttactctctcATCTCTGTTGCCTGCGCTAATGTTTGTAATGGGTCTATGATggtgtaattattttattctgcagtGATCCAACTGTAAAATGCAAGATCCTTAGGAAATGTCCTATGTGGCTCTCCCCCAGTGGCCATGTGAATGCTGTGCCCCTCTGCCCACGGTGCTGGCTTCTTTGGCGTCAGGGTAGGGTATAAAGAAGCAGCATGCAATGGATCCGTCTGTGTTAGCCAGTATAAAAGGCACAGGCTTGCTTAGGAGACAGGAACGTGAAACTTCTGTTTTCGCTTGCTCTTGTTTCACTTAAATAAAGAACATGTAAACCCATTTTTTGTAGCTTTCCTGGTCTGACTGCTGTTCACTGGAAAACCTGATAGCTGCAGCATGGTGCGTCATGAAGTCTGGCGGTTCGCTTGTTCCTCCCAcccagatttttatttgcacTTTATCAAAAATTTCTGTAGAGTAACAGTGCCAGTCCTGCAGGTTAACTGATGTTTAGCCACATGAATGAGCCAAATCCAGCTGTTCCAGCAACTTTTATGTCCAGAGTGACTTACACCGTCTATGCTATGGATGTCGACTTCAAAGAGACTCTGTCTCATGGGGACATTGTCAGAtaattgcattttctgaagCTGGATTTTGGATGGGGATTCCCAGGGTCCTATTTTTGGCCAAGCTATGCTTGGAGCCgtgcctgtggagaggagctgACGTCGCGGCGCTGCTGCAAGGGGGTGGTGGTCCCTGGGGGCCACCATGCCATGCCAGGCATGGGGGCACAGCCTGCCTGCCGCCTGCCTGCCGTGCTGTTGTCGCCTGCTAAAAAATCTGCAGCCAGCTTGAAGAGCCCAATGCCCTGCAGTCCCTGTGAAATAAGTGGTTAAAATCAGTGGTTGAAATCAGCTGTAAACAGCTAAAGTCATCGGTTGAAATCAGTGGTTAAGCTCCCCTTATGCATTCCCCCTTGTTTTAATGGCTTCAGAGACTGAGCTTCTTCTACAAGATGCTTCTTCACTTTCTGATcagctggtcaaaagaggtgatccTCTGCTGCATTTAGtgttggtgtggcctcaccttgaacattgtgtgcagttctgggccaCACAACATaaaaattctgttctgttctatactgttctattctattctattctactctactctactctactctactctaccctactctactctactctacccTACTCTACCCTACTCTACTCTACCCTACTCTTTCTACTCATTGCTGGTGCAATGAGAAAAATCAACTCTTGTTTCCTCTTTGCTGTGGCTATGGGTGAGCAAACCTCCTCCCAACATTTCTGGGGATGACaaattttctgtgagaaaacaGACATTGAAATGAATTCGCAGCCTGTCTCTGCGACCCACCTTGCACCAGATGCTGCTGTAGTTTCACTAATTTACACGGTCTACTTGTGTGCACAGGCTTGGCTGTGGCACGCAGCAGTGGCTGGCGAAGGACatggaaaaatctatttttaaatatggtgAATACTTGATAATTCAATATCAAAGACTCTCATCTTTCACAGGCTGTGACTCCTTACTCTTGCTGAATGCTGCATCTTCAGCCAGCATTATCAGACCTTCtttgtgaattaaaaatagatcTTCAGGTTCTCCCATGCGTCACAGCTTTCACCAGGGACCCTGCCACTGCGCACCTGTCCCACCTGGAGGGCTG
This is a stretch of genomic DNA from Cygnus atratus isolate AKBS03 ecotype Queensland, Australia chromosome 1, CAtr_DNAZoo_HiC_assembly, whole genome shotgun sequence. It encodes these proteins:
- the SLN gene encoding sarcolipin — protein: MERSTQELFLNFMIVLITVLLMWLLVKSYQE